A window of Theileria parva strain Muguga chromosome 4 map unlocalized ctg_529, whole genome shotgun sequence genomic DNA:
TATTTGCTGAAGATAATTAGAGAATTAATTCAACTCAATTCAGAAGTTTTAAGTTTAGAAAATTGGTGattttgattatttaatttaactaatttcgcgtgtataataatttcccgtgtataataacttcgcctgtataataaaatcgCATTATGATAAGTGATAATGTTATCTTGTGACGATATAAATTCAGAAATTTCATACTCTGGATTTCACAGGAATAAAAGAGATTACTCAAGTAATATCGATATGGACTTGAGCTCCCTGAGCATCTCACACTCCCAAAACGATCACTCACTCTCCGAAACCATCAACGATAACCAATTCCGGGATAACCAGTTCCGTGATAACCAGTTCCGTGATAACCAATACCGTGATAACCAATACCGTGATAACCAGTACCGTGATAACCAATTCCGTGAATATAATGGAAGTGATTCGAATTGGTATTCGGATTTGGTTGATTCGAGGAGTGATTGTGACAGGTTAAGTTCATATATGTATGACTCGGTTGGTTCTGAGGTTTCACaaagtattaataatgaattgGGCTTATCTAATTTAACCTTGCCTTTGTTTGACTATTATCCCAACTATAACGTGGAGTCTGATAAGCTTGATCCAGGCAACCCACTCAAGAATATTAACTCGTTTGACACGCACAGGTCAGATTCTATTAATGCACAAATTTCTCTAAACAGTACAGTTTCAAGTTCATTTAATGGGTCAGTGGGGAACAGGGTCAGAAATAAACGGAATGATAGATTTGCAAATAAACCCGggaattttacaaatattgaCAAGAACTCACACTACACACCTGATTCACACTATTCCCGTGGTGATTCACAGTTCTCCCGTGGAGATACACACTATTCCCGTGGTGGGTCGCAGTATAACACACGTTTAGACTCGGAATTTGATACACAGATGGATAAATCACACTTTTCACATGTAGACACACAGTATAACACATATGCAGACATGGAATGTAAcacacaaattaataactCACACTTTTCACATTCGGACACACACTTCACACACTCAGAATCGTCCCACAGTCCTGAAATAAACTCTTCAATACACATGGAATCACACCCTCAAAGGAACTCTATACAGATGGAATCACAGAGACAGATGAACTCTATGCAGATGGATAGTTCCCAATTGAGTAGTAGTCAGTTGAGTAGTACGCAGTATTATAGTCCAGGTCCAGAGTGTACATCACCGTTGGAAGTGTCAAGTCTAAAGGAGACAAGGAAGCCATTTTATCAAACGAAGGAATCGCCGGTGTTCTTGAAGATTTTAGCTACGCAGTTGGTTTCAGGGACAATAATAGGAAGAGGAGGGAAGGGTTTAAACTGGTTCAGACGCAAGAGTAAGGTGGATGACATAGTACTCTCAATGCCGTGGGAACTGTATCCCAAGACGGAGTATAGGACGTTACTCCTAAAAGGCTCAGTAAAGTCAGTAATAAAGTCAACATGTATCATATCAGAGCTGATGAATTCAAGTTACTCGCTGCATACGGATAACACGATGTTGGTCATGGTGGTGATTCCAGACCTGTTTTTATCAGCAATTGATGAGATTAAGAGGACTACGAACCCGGATTCGCTCTCAATTACGTTGTTTAGAGATGAAAACTCACGACACGAGGAAATCGTAGCAGTCATCAAAGGTGATAAACCAAGAGTCAAGGACCTCATAGTCGCAATTGCCACCTCAATCACCGAGACCATACCCTCCGAAAAATACTGCTTTGTCACCTATCATAACTCGGAACACGCCAACACACAACCTGAACTAACACAATCCAACTCATACACACAATCAAACTCCAACTCCTCACATTCCAGCACACACAACTTCCACAATCATAACTCACCAAACAATCATTACAATAATaatcaaaataataattccagtaataataatcaaccaaatagtaataataattccagtaataataataatgtgaatgGAGTGTATGGAAATACGAGTGGATGTGTGAGTAATGGTACAGGTCAATGCGGTAAGGGTCAGAAATATGACGAGATTGACGCTTTGATGGATCAGATTGAGAGTTCGCTGGATAAGGGGAATTTAGGAACATTGAGTAACATTTCAGCACTGCTAAGATGTAAGCCGGAACTGCTTTCTACTCAGGTTGAGGTGCAAGTAAATGTACCAAATGGTGTCCCAGAAGACGTATTCGCACTCTCTTCAATCTACAAGTGTGATCTCGTTCAGACGGATCGAGACGGAGACAAAGTCCAGTGCAGAATCTCAGGACAATTCGCAGGATGCTTCGCCACACTCCTATTCATCCTCACTAAAGccaattaatttttttcctcaattatttattatgtaaatagaaattataataaaaaattatgtaacaaaaaattataacataaaaaattaaataacgtgaataatttgtaagGAAGATTAATGGTTAGACAACTTCTTCCTTGAGGGCTACGCGGGAAGACTGTTTCTTGGTCAAGGTGGCAGGGAAGACAGTGGGAGGAAGATGAAGGTAACTTCTGAGAAACTCAATGCCCTGATCAGTGAGAGTAAAGTACAGATGCTGCCAGTTGCAATTCTCCTCAACGTAATTCTTAGACTTGAGAGATCTCATAGTCATCAGAACATGAAGATTAGGGACACTGATCTCAGGATGGGCTGGAATCTTAGGATTCTTCTGAACAACAAGAACTCcctctaaaaaataattaaaaaaatgtaaactAACCCTTTATCAAGTATTCGTAAATAGCTACCCGGTTCTCCTTCGGGATTAAGCTATATTTCATGCCAACAACGGACATTGTTTATGattagtaataaaattagcAAGAAGTAGGGATCTCGGTCTCAGTAAGATATGgacaaaatttaaaataaaactaaatgtatatagtaatagtaaatagtactGATTTGCTTCAAAGGTTAAAAACATGGGGTAATAATgtatgaataaatttagctaaaaataaagtaaaacAGATCTAATTTAGtttagataattattttgCCATGGAAGATTTTACGTGGAAAAGTTGCTAGACAAACCaactttatattataatccTTCTAACCCTACCATATGGTTCCCCTTATTTATGCACATAAcaattttcatattttatattttatgtattatatCATACCACTGATCTGATCTCTATTGTTCATACATATTATTCATTTACATTTGATTATTAGACTTCAGTTTCagatattttatacaatattactttattgtttatttgAATGTTAGCGTTGATTTggattattaaatttttctGATTATATGTTTCTGAGTTAGAGTTGAATTTGGATAATATGATTAAGAGAAAGAGAGACGACTCTCCCGACGTTGATTCAGAATCTGAATATCCTAATGCTGGACTTagtaatttaactaaatcATTCAATAATGGACAGTTGACAGATGACTTTCAGTTATTGTCAAAGTATTTCCCATTTCTGAAGAAACATATGACACTAAACCTGAGATGGAAGCCGTTTATGCCAAAATCATTAACATATCATTATGACTTTAATCACCCGGACGCAGTATATCACTTATCAAAAGCTATTTTAAAGCATAACTATGGGTTAGAGTTGTATTTACCCTGTTCCTGTGAAGAAGATTCATGTAACGAGAATAAGGACTTGGAAGTGTTAAACCAGCACTTTAGAGATTTGAACGGGAGTTCAGATCTTGTTAGATACTTGGCACCATGCGTACCTAACAGACTCAGTTACATTAAAGCCGCATCTTCACTATTTAGCTTAAAGAATAATGAGCCATATATATTCGATGTTGAGGACTTTAACTTGCCTTCAGATGATTATCTCAAGGGcagtaatattattgtacTGGATATCGGAACAGGAGCAAGTTGTATTTACCCTCTCATCGGGGCTCGTGAAAATTCCTGGAATTTCAtaggtaattttacaccATACTCTACTTAGTCTTTAGTACACAGTAGTTAACACTATGCTATAGTAGTCAACACTATTCTATAGTAGTCAACACTATTCTATAGTAGTCAACACTATTctatagtagttaagagtattctatagtagttaagagtattctatagtagttaaaactattatacaGTAGTTTAGAGTTGAAATTTAGATGTTAGTCTGTATTAATGTTTTAGGAACTGACATTGACAATTTGACACTTGAGATGGCGAGGAAAAATGTTGAAGTAAATCATTTGGAGGAAAGTATTAGTCTAAGATTACAAAGAACGCCAACACGTATCTTTAATGGTGTATTGTATTCCCATGAGTTATTTGCACTAACAGTTTGTAATCCGCCATTTCACGCACGTTTGGACATGACTAACCTTAATCCACGCACATCCCCAACTGGAACTGAGCGGGAACTTGTATTTGGAGTTCCAGATGATGCAAATATGGTATTGGAACAGACATATTTAGATAGTATTGACCAAGTTGGAGGAACCTGTACATCAGTTTCTGGCCAGCTTAAGTGTGCTCTATCAGAGATGAAACAGGGAGATTTGGCGTTTATAGAGATAATGATACAGGAAAGTAAGTTATACTGCAATAATGCTGTTTGGTTTACAACCTTAATCCCGAGAATGACAACGctgaaaaaaattaaaaatttgatcCACAGGGAGATGAGACATTATATCTTGAATCATTTGCAACAGGCCGAGTTCCTAGACTCGAAAATAAACCACATGTACTACGAAGGCTCAAGGTTCAAGTTCGCAACTAAACCTGAAGCTCAAGTTGACGTGTCCAATGTGCACATTTGTGAATTCAGGAAATTCACACTTAAAAATGGGAATCAAACGAGATGGGTAGTTGCGTGGACCTTTTATAACTCGCAACAAAGATTGCAAATCATCAACAACCTCACCAAATTATCCTTACAAACATAATGTAGtatattgttaatattatatattgtaacgtgttaaataatatataatggGTGAAAATAAGGTTAAAAGGAGTAAAGGTGggatttatttaaatttaaagggGAAGAAGGCTAAAAAAAGTAACGGTAAAATCGCAACGTCGAAGTTGAAGAATCAAGCAGattcttttaaaaataacaagaAAAGAAagtttgtaaaattaaataaaaatgaaaagaataaaatacaaaatataaatgGTACCAACGAGAAggaaaatgataaagaattaaataaaaataaatttaataataaattagttgaagGAAGTCAAGCTGAAGATAGTAAAACTTCTAAGAGTACTGAGAACGTAGATTTAAATAAGGAAAATCTGTATGATCCCAAAGATTcaggtaaaaattaaccaGTTAACACCGGATTTAGCGCTTGTGTTTATCGGAAACGTACCTTTAACCATTAAAACCAAGTCGGATCTCGTAAAAAAACTGCAAATTGACCCGAAAATTATACAATcggtaataaattatacaatttaattCTATGTGTATTGTTTAGGTACATTTTAGATCACTGCCAATTCATCCAAAATATGCCCGAAATAAAAAAGTTGCAGTTATTAAACAGAAATTCTCTGATGCTAAGGATAACCAAAATGCATACGTTAAGCTGTCAGACCCAAAGTATTTAAATGAGTTGCTTGAAAAAAATGTTAGTTCCCTCTCTTAAACAATGGTGTAGACGTTGGAAGTTGATGGTCATCACCTCTTTATAAATACCAGTGACAAGGACTCATTTAGTGTATTTTTTAGACTGTTAAAATGCTTTTTAGAAGTTCAGTAGGAAGAAAACAGTGTTTGTGGGAAGACTACCGCCAACCGCAAACGAGGACGacttgtataatattttcatgAATATAAGCCCCGttaaaggtaaaatattaatactataaattgAATTTAGCCGTGAGAATAGTGAGAGATCCTGTCACAATGAAGTCTAAGGTAAGAATGGCAAAGTATACACAAATTTAGGGATTTGGGTTCGTGGCATTTGATAATAGGCCAGCAGTAGTTGAAGCAATAAGAGAACTTAATAATACAGAATTCaaggtataaaaatattatgcTATGGTTAAATGACATAATTTAGGGATACACACTAAATGTTACAAAATGTTTAGAAGAAATTCAACTAAAAGATAAACcaaagtttaaaaataagaaCAAGTTTAATAGAGGTAATAAAGGgtctaaaaataaagataataagGTGTCTAAGGCTATTAAAAAGGTTAATAAATCCATATCTAAATGAGGAAAATGATcgaattttaattttcttacctgagaaatttaattttattcactttccatttatattttaaatagtaaaattaatgcCCAAAATGAAGATAATTGATGAAATTAGCAATTATAAGTGTTTTATAGCATGTAACAACTTTAAGTATGTGAGTAAAATACTTGAATACTTTGAGAAACTTTATAAAAGTAATATCGTCCACTACCGTATAATCATAAACAAGCTCAAGAAAACTTTGTGTGATTTGAGTGATAAAAAAAGGTTCATTTTGAGTATTGTAGATTATCAGAGAGAGTCAAATGAGTTCATGGAAGAAAAAGATGTTAACCTCAaggaaaaaaataataagatAATGGAACAAGTTATGAGAATAGAAGGTTTAAATAGGAAATATGAAGAaagaattataatatacGGAAATGAAAAACATAACATTGTAAACCAAATCATAAAAATTGAGTCAAGCATggattttaacaaaaacCAGATATTATACATGAATTTTATAGTTCATACATTTGGAAACAAGGTAACAcctataaaaattaattagtGGAATTTATGCacttaataaaattgattagTGCTACCGGTTGGAGATAGTTGTGAAGAGGAAGGATAACCTACTGAGAAACTTAAAAGCCCAaataaaagataaaaaagatATAATGGAGGAAAGTAAAGACAGGTTATTAGAAATAAAAGGTGAATATTCAAGAAATATACAGTCAAAAGTAAGAACTTCAGTCACTTAATGCCACTGTAGATGAATATTGACAAAGAATTGAAAGTTGCaagaattaatattaaaatagagtttacaaaaataaatacaaaaaaCAAGTGTGTGTTTAAGGAAATTGAAGGGCTTTTCGAAGTTATAAGCTCTAAAAAGAGAAAAATCGAACAACTAAAGGAATCAGTAGTTGTAATTTCAGAAGAGCTTGTCATTCACTCACAACAATTATCTACTACAAACAAGGTTAACCAAAACTAACAATGATCTTTATAGGAAATAAGTGATAAAGAGGAAGACTTTAACCTAAAATGTTTAGCTCTTGAAGACCTGCATAGTCTTAGGAATGATTTAGAAAATCAAGTAAGAATggttttatttaaatgattttatagATTAATGAGGTCCAGCTAGAATGTGAAAACTTAGAAAAGTATTAActttttttaacaaatttagaGAACGTTTAGAGTTGAATAAACAGTTGGAACAAAATTTGGAGGAGAATACTAGAAAAcaaaatgaatatttaagggtaaaaGACATGTCTGAATCAGTGAATAATGAAAAcaaaatttcaataatcaaatataatacactagtattaaatattgatgaaaaggttaaaatttgtaatgtgtaaaattgtttagatgaaagtatttaataatttaactaataatactatacaaaaCCTGAGGAACATTGATGCTGAGTATAACCTTGATATTACAAGCTTAAGCATAAGAACACTTGATGAAATGGTAGTGTATATCACAATACACATAATTATCTCTATCTATAGGAAATGCCCTTGAGAGAAAATTTTGAAGAaattaagaataataatataaaatatggTGATAAAATAGTAAACAGAACATTAGGTATGTGATAATTATGTGTATTTGAGTAGATATACGCAAGAACATGAATCATATAAAGGACTTGAAAAGTGAAGAAGAAATTGAAAGGGATAAAATGAACAGGTTAaaaactattaattataagTTAATAGGTTAATGAAAGAAGTAAATGAACTGCTGGAGAAAATTACAAAACTCGATACAAAAATAAACGAACATCAAAAATGCAAGTCTGACATAGAAAGAGAAATAGTACTCcaagtattaaaatattagctaatattaaaatgttttataaatgttattaaatCAGAAACAAATGattgatgataaaatattacttGAGAAGGAATGTGAAGATGATAGTATGGTGATATTTTCAACTTAATATTTAGGAGTTACGGAAGATTATAATGAGAAAATTAACTCAATAACTTCTGGAACATGTAAAGAATTACAAGTTTTCATAGAAATTAAGGCAAGTTCATGGTGAACAAAATTGATTATTAGAAACAAGAGGAACAGAATAAGATAAGTAAACACAACAAGTCTTTAAAGGAAGCTAAGAATAAGAAAATAGATGaaataaagaataaatatgaaatattagtataaaaatagtaatattatagtaatattaggaggaggaagagaaaaaacaatttttacTTGATAACTCAATGTTAGATGAAAAGATAGCTAAACTTAAGATTgcaataaataataagactaatattgaaaataaaaatgaagcTGATTCTGTTTTAAGGTTTGTAATTGACTATACATAACACAATATTAATGTTAAGAGCCAACAATGTGAAGCAAAATAGGAATCAATATGTCCATTTTGAGGTAAAttgaaattgttaaatgaaattttaGACCTCTGATAGCATACATAGTTCAACTAAAAGggtaaatatttacatatattCAAACACCACTCgaatattgttaaaaataaatcaatagAAATGTCAAAGGAGTACACCCAAGAGAAAGTTTATAgacaaaaaaataaacaaaactctcaataataataatgattcTGATAACCAGAATGAATTAGACTTGTTTTGCTAAACAGTAAATATGTTACTATATGAGTCAAGAAAAGATTTAAGGTGGAACTTTTGAAACGTTACTCCTGGTTaacttgtaaatttatacatgtaaatacacaattatttaaattcaacaaTGCAGAAAGAATATAAATCTTATAATCTTGGCATTAATTCACAGAAGTTTAATGAGTTTGTaacttaaatatttaatattttttagaacTTTTGAATCATTAGAAATTAATTTGCCTGAACAATTTGAATGTTTAAATGAAACATCAAATCAACCTGTGACTGATGTGTGTGTTATAAATTCTGAGAAGGTTGTGGTATCAACAGTTAGAAATAATGAAGCTCTGGGACTCTATTTTGGAGAAACATATGTCTGTTTTTAGTAATTGAAAATGCTTAGGTTATCGATTTAAACTCTAGAGAAGCTATTTTTCCTATTTTAAATTGCGTAtcttaattaattttaacaaacaTCAGGGTGGTGTCTCTAAGCTTTCCGTTAACAAATATGATCCAAACTTGTTAATTTTGGGTAGCGtgtagtatataatttatgaaCATAGGAGGAGTTCTTGGAACCATAGATATTTGGGATATTAGACACAatgtatatatacatattattgtactgtagtatatatacaattGTGTATATTAGAGTAAGGTAATTGGTACAGACTATGATTCAATGGTAACTCATTCAAGTCCGGTTTGctattaaattgttaatactatacaGATAATTCTTGCTGAGGCTATAGAGGGGAATGTATTGCAAACCCTTGATACATTTGGGAATTTAGCAAAGTGGTCCATGGAAAACTTATCCAAGCCTGTGGTATACACTATTAGGATATTGTTTGACAGAAACTACTCGAATTgaaaaaagaaaataacATTTCCGATATAACAGTGGCAACATATGACTCAGAAACAATTTGTGGTACCACTTTGGGccaaattattaaagtaAATGATGAAGTTGAAGTTAATCAAGCCCACAGATCATTTATAACTGGAGTTGAATGTAACCCATCAAACATAGGTAATGTGTAAGGAattgttataaattattcagATTTGGTAGTCACTTCA
This region includes:
- the RPS10 gene encoding Plectin/S10 domain protein, which produces MSVVGMKYSLIPKENRVAIYEYLIKEGVLVVQKNPKIPAHPEISVPNLHVLMTMRSLKSKNYVEENCNWQHLYFTLTDQGIEFLRSYLHLPPTVFPATLTKKQSSRVALKEEVV
- the Rbm34 gene encoding RNA-binding protein 34, with product MGENKVKRSKGGIYLNLKGKKAKKSNGKIATSKLKNQADSFKNNKKRKFVKLNKNEKNKIQNINGTNEKENDKELNKNKFNNKLVEGSQAEDSKTSKSTENVDLNKENLYDPKDSALVFIGNVPLTIKTKSDLVKKLQIDPKIIQSVHFRSLPIHPKYARNKKVAVIKQKFSDAKDNQNAYVKLSDPKYLNELLEKNTLEVDGHHLFINTSDKDSFSKFSRKKTVFVGRLPPTANEDDLYNIFMNISPVKAVRIVRDPVTMKSKGFGFVAFDNRPAVVEAIRELNNTEFKGYTLNVTKCLEEIQLKDKPKFKNKNKFNRGNKGSKNKDNKVSKAIKKVNKSISK